A window of the Thermoleophilia bacterium SCSIO 60948 genome harbors these coding sequences:
- a CDS encoding helix-turn-helix transcriptional regulator — protein sequence MRFWREAKGLTLGDLSDETGVSKVFLNNVERGRKQPSLKTAQAIASALDVPVDEVFRDEAVPTPREIVLRWNDNFREKRAAR from the coding sequence ATGCGCTTCTGGCGCGAAGCGAAAGGCCTGACGCTCGGGGACCTTTCGGATGAGACGGGCGTAAGCAAGGTCTTTCTCAACAATGTGGAGCGGGGGCGCAAGCAGCCTTCGCTCAAGACCGCCCAGGCAATCGCTTCCGCGCTCGACGTGCCGGTAGACGAGGTGTTCCGCGATGAAGCCGTGCCAACGCCTCGCGAAATCGTCCTGCGGTGGAACGACAACTTCCGTGAGAAACGGGCCGCGCGGTGA
- a CDS encoding sigma-70 family RNA polymerase sigma factor, whose translation MTGTEIEPEAAVRSEPPPTEIDRSLALAASRGDDSAFARIYERHRAAIYRYCASMLGEHDAADALQATMTKALVALRDGDPPRDLRPWLYRIAHNESIDLIRERRSRSALGDVVEQESGTSASVAPSPAEQSEDRQRLEALIVDIRSLPERQRSAILMRELSGLSTGDIAAALETSESTAKQAVYEARVALTEIREGREMPCEPVQRALSDGDGRVLRGRQVRAHLRTCERCRAFAAAIDDRSRTLNSFTPVLPAALAAGILQQVLGAGAASGGAGAVAAGSGAAAAGAGAAGAGGTAVLAGGAAKLAAIAAATLAIGAGGYGGLKATGVIGGGEGRSADSGAAGPAEPGAGGSELGSDDPTEDGSGSIEGSPDTGDGAATARASDDAPGADVGATTEDARDSRGAESGVGTGSSGEDASDSAGRGAGGSDELPEAAADGQEQAESSRPDHAGRPADPGSRAGENDRGSERSAGGRERAEQGGNGSSGSNRGGNSATAGDRGRGPNADEGRGGGRGSSGERGGSGGRSDDAAPERQNGTNGGGRDAEREPRTDHEPRPERDTTASGSGGERQARGERPS comes from the coding sequence ATGACGGGGACCGAGATCGAACCGGAGGCCGCTGTGCGCTCCGAGCCCCCGCCGACCGAGATCGACCGGTCGCTGGCGCTGGCCGCCTCGCGAGGCGACGATTCCGCGTTCGCGCGGATCTACGAGCGCCATCGGGCGGCGATCTATCGCTACTGCGCGTCGATGCTCGGAGAGCACGACGCCGCCGACGCGCTTCAGGCGACGATGACCAAGGCGCTCGTCGCGCTTCGCGACGGCGACCCGCCGCGAGACCTGCGGCCGTGGCTCTACCGGATCGCACACAACGAGTCGATCGACCTGATCCGCGAGCGCCGTTCGCGCTCGGCGCTCGGCGACGTGGTCGAGCAGGAGTCGGGGACATCGGCCTCGGTGGCTCCGAGCCCCGCCGAGCAGAGCGAGGATCGACAGCGACTCGAGGCCCTGATCGTCGACATCCGCAGCCTGCCCGAGCGCCAGCGGAGCGCGATCCTCATGCGCGAGCTCTCCGGCCTGTCGACCGGGGACATCGCGGCGGCGCTCGAGACGAGCGAGTCGACGGCCAAGCAGGCGGTCTACGAGGCGCGCGTCGCGCTGACCGAGATCCGGGAGGGTCGCGAGATGCCGTGTGAGCCCGTCCAGCGCGCGCTCTCCGACGGCGACGGCCGCGTCCTGCGCGGACGCCAGGTTCGCGCCCACCTGCGCACGTGCGAGCGCTGCCGGGCCTTCGCCGCGGCGATCGACGACCGTTCGCGCACGCTGAACTCCTTCACTCCGGTTCTGCCGGCCGCGCTCGCCGCGGGCATCCTGCAGCAGGTCCTCGGCGCCGGAGCCGCCTCGGGCGGCGCGGGCGCGGTCGCGGCGGGGTCGGGGGCGGCGGCAGCCGGCGCGGGGGCCGCGGGCGCGGGAGGCACAGCCGTCCTCGCGGGCGGCGCGGCCAAGCTCGCGGCGATCGCTGCCGCGACGCTCGCGATCGGCGCCGGCGGCTACGGCGGCCTGAAGGCGACCGGCGTCATCGGCGGTGGGGAGGGGCGTTCGGCCGACTCGGGCGCCGCCGGCCCCGCCGAGCCGGGGGCGGGTGGTTCGGAACTGGGTTCCGACGATCCAACGGAGGACGGCTCCGGCTCGATCGAGGGCTCCCCGGACACTGGGGATGGCGCCGCCACGGCCCGGGCATCGGACGATGCCCCCGGCGCGGACGTGGGTGCGACGACCGAGGACGCTCGGGATTCCAGAGGCGCCGAATCGGGGGTCGGCACGGGCTCCTCAGGCGAGGACGCCTCCGACTCCGCCGGTCGCGGGGCCGGGGGATCCGACGAGCTTCCCGAAGCCGCGGCGGACGGGCAGGAGCAGGCCGAATCGAGCCGTCCCGACCATGCCGGGCGACCCGCGGACCCCGGGTCGCGCGCCGGCGAGAACGACCGCGGCTCCGAGCGCTCCGCAGGAGGTCGCGAGCGCGCCGAACAGGGGGGCAACGGATCCTCGGGCTCGAACCGGGGCGGCAACTCGGCGACGGCGGGGGACCGCGGTCGCGGGCCGAACGCGGATGAGGGTCGCGGAGGCGGCCGAGGGTCGAGCGGCGAGCGCGGCGGTTCCGGCGGCCGGTCTGATGACGCGGCGCCCGAGCGCCAGAACGGCACGAACGGCGGCGGACGCGACGCGGAGCGCGAGCCCCGAACCGATCACGAGCCGCGGCCCGAGCGCGACACGACCGCGAGCGGGTCCGGCGGCGAGCGTCAGGCGCGGGGCGAGCGACCCTCCTGA
- a CDS encoding glycosyltransferase family 2 protein, which yields MPQTHDNRTQPTGLTVIVPAFNEAESVAETVRSLLGQTAPPERLIVIDDCSTDDTADVARSAGAEVVKPPANTGSKAGAQNFALELVDTEFVMAVDADTTLEPEAIEKLLPSLDDRDVAAACGFVLPRHVGTIWERGRYVEYLLAFSFFKRIQDYFGKPLISSGCFSVYRTDELRAAGAWQTRTMAEDMDLTWTLYSRGHKVRFEPDAVSYPIEPHNLEFMGKQLKRWSHGFVQNVRLHWRTVLDLGYLRSIVTVGFWDAVMASFAYLILLPVLAVLVDPLFLLAYLVDAPLVMVPVLWQAHSRGETLKALASFPSFFVLRIVNGAFMLAALWREFVVRRPLLVYEKGH from the coding sequence GTGCCGCAGACACACGACAACCGAACCCAGCCGACGGGGCTCACGGTCATCGTCCCCGCCTTCAACGAGGCCGAGTCCGTCGCCGAGACCGTTCGCTCGCTGTTGGGCCAGACCGCCCCGCCGGAGCGCCTGATCGTCATCGACGACTGCTCGACCGACGACACGGCTGACGTCGCTCGGAGCGCGGGTGCCGAGGTCGTCAAGCCGCCGGCCAACACCGGCTCGAAGGCCGGTGCGCAGAACTTCGCCCTCGAGCTCGTCGACACCGAGTTCGTGATGGCGGTCGACGCCGACACGACGCTCGAGCCCGAGGCGATCGAGAAGCTCCTGCCCTCGCTCGACGACCGCGACGTCGCCGCCGCCTGCGGGTTCGTCCTCCCGCGGCACGTCGGCACGATCTGGGAGCGCGGGCGCTACGTCGAGTACCTGCTCGCCTTCTCGTTCTTCAAGCGGATCCAGGACTACTTCGGCAAGCCGCTGATCTCCTCGGGCTGCTTCTCGGTCTACCGCACGGACGAGCTGCGGGCGGCGGGAGCCTGGCAGACGCGGACGATGGCCGAGGACATGGATCTCACGTGGACGCTCTACTCGCGCGGCCACAAGGTGCGCTTCGAGCCCGACGCGGTCTCGTATCCCATCGAGCCGCACAACCTTGAGTTCATGGGCAAGCAGCTCAAGCGCTGGTCGCACGGCTTCGTCCAGAACGTACGGCTGCACTGGCGGACCGTTCTCGACCTCGGCTATCTGCGCTCGATCGTCACCGTCGGCTTCTGGGACGCGGTGATGGCGTCGTTCGCCTACCTGATCCTGCTTCCGGTGCTGGCCGTCCTGGTCGACCCCCTTTTCCTGCTCGCGTACCTCGTCGACGCGCCGCTCGTGATGGTCCCGGTGTTGTGGCAGGCGCACTCGCGCGGCGAGACGCTGAAGGCGCTGGCCAGCTTCCCGAGTTTCTTCGTGCTTCGGATCGTCAACGGCGCGTTCATGCTCGCCGCTCTCTGGCGCGAGTTCGTCGTTCGCCGCCCACTGCTCGTCTACGAGAAAGGACACTGA
- a CDS encoding DUF1015 domain-containing protein: MADVAPINAVRYDPTAVPSLGDVVAPPYDVIDAAKRRELLGRSPFNVVEVDLPEAPAGEDPYARAAETIESWKLQGVLATEREPSMWALAQDYTGPDGQRRTRKGIILRSRVTGYGPGLVRPHERTQPGPKEDRLRLTRATKLNLSPIFSLSDADAWRHVAGYTRGEPWAEVTEDDGTVNRVWRIDEPTAHSAVASELSDSELLIADGHHRYETARTYADEIGGDGPQRWTLNCVVSLSDPGLTVFGYHRLLSGLTDTRRQLAIRDALFEFFDLEQLDEAELDPAGEDGVGVFGYIDSHFRQGYRLRLKDPDLLDGMIPERSEPYRRLDAAILEEVVFKRGLGMSDEDIAAKRGLGYAKGAEETLAQLSNVPGEGYDAAFLLRPTPVEAVRAVAREGETMPPKSTYFFPKLLTGFVFNPVG; the protein is encoded by the coding sequence TTGGCCGACGTCGCCCCGATCAACGCGGTTCGCTACGACCCGACGGCGGTGCCCTCGCTCGGCGACGTGGTCGCGCCTCCCTACGACGTGATCGATGCCGCGAAGCGGCGCGAGCTGCTCGGGCGCTCCCCGTTCAACGTCGTCGAGGTCGATCTCCCCGAAGCGCCGGCCGGCGAGGACCCCTATGCGCGGGCCGCCGAGACGATCGAGTCGTGGAAGCTCCAGGGCGTTCTCGCGACCGAGCGCGAGCCGTCGATGTGGGCGCTCGCGCAGGACTACACCGGCCCCGACGGCCAGCGCCGGACCCGGAAGGGGATCATCCTGCGCTCCCGGGTCACGGGCTACGGGCCCGGCCTCGTCCGGCCGCACGAGCGCACCCAGCCGGGGCCGAAAGAGGACCGCCTCCGCCTGACCCGCGCGACGAAGCTCAACCTCTCCCCCATCTTCTCGCTCTCCGACGCCGACGCCTGGCGCCACGTCGCCGGCTACACGCGAGGTGAGCCGTGGGCCGAGGTCACCGAAGACGACGGCACCGTCAACCGCGTCTGGCGAATCGACGAGCCGACCGCGCACTCCGCCGTCGCTTCCGAGCTCTCGGATTCGGAGCTCCTGATCGCCGACGGCCACCACCGCTACGAGACGGCCCGCACCTACGCCGACGAGATCGGCGGCGACGGCCCGCAGCGCTGGACGCTCAACTGCGTCGTCTCGCTGTCGGATCCGGGGCTGACGGTGTTCGGCTACCACCGACTGCTATCCGGCCTCACCGACACGCGGCGCCAGCTCGCGATCCGCGATGCGCTGTTCGAGTTCTTCGATCTCGAGCAGCTCGACGAGGCCGAGCTCGACCCCGCCGGCGAGGACGGGGTCGGGGTGTTCGGTTACATCGACTCCCACTTCCGCCAGGGCTATCGCCTGCGGCTCAAGGACCCGGACCTGCTCGACGGAATGATCCCGGAGCGCTCCGAGCCCTACCGGCGCCTCGACGCGGCGATCCTCGAGGAGGTGGTCTTCAAGCGCGGCCTCGGCATGAGCGACGAGGACATCGCCGCGAAGCGCGGCCTCGGCTACGCCAAGGGCGCCGAGGAGACGCTCGCTCAGTTGAGCAACGTGCCGGGTGAGGGTTACGACGCGGCGTTCCTGCTGCGCCCGACGCCGGTCGAGGCGGTCCGCGCCGTCGCCCGCGAGGGCGAGACGATGCCGCCGAAGTCGACCTACTTCTTCCCGAAGCTCCTCACCGGCTTCGTCTTCAACCCCGTCGGCTGA
- a CDS encoding cob(I)yrinic acid a,c-diamide adenosyltransferase, whose amino-acid sequence MKIYTKKGDDGSTSLWYGGRVQKYAARTEAYGTLDEAVSALGAARALCDDMHDVVGRDILELQTELFVAGAELATAPEAAGRLEDGVSRLTESMVERLEGRIDHYMDQVDLPPKFVIPGGTPLSAALDVARTAIRRAERRIVSLRDSEGLDSEVVLHYVNRASDLCFALARFTDLPDPELFGGRDGAPA is encoded by the coding sequence GTGAAGATCTATACGAAGAAGGGCGACGACGGATCGACGTCGCTCTGGTACGGCGGCCGGGTCCAGAAGTACGCCGCACGCACCGAGGCCTACGGGACGCTCGACGAGGCCGTCTCCGCGCTCGGCGCCGCGCGCGCGCTGTGCGACGACATGCACGACGTCGTCGGCCGCGACATCCTCGAGCTCCAGACGGAGCTGTTCGTCGCCGGCGCCGAGCTCGCCACCGCACCTGAGGCGGCCGGGCGGCTCGAGGACGGCGTCAGCCGCCTGACCGAGTCCATGGTCGAGCGGCTCGAGGGCCGGATCGACCACTACATGGACCAGGTCGACCTGCCGCCGAAGTTCGTCATCCCCGGCGGCACGCCGCTGTCGGCCGCCCTCGACGTGGCGCGCACCGCTATCCGACGCGCCGAGCGGCGGATCGTCTCGCTGCGCGACTCCGAGGGCCTCGACTCCGAGGTCGTCCTGCACTACGTCAACCGCGCCTCCGACCTCTGCTTCGCCCTCGCCCGCTTCACCGACCTCCCCGACCCGGAGCTGTTCGGCGGCCGCGACGGGGCCCCGGCCTGA
- a CDS encoding OsmC family protein, producing the protein MVTARRRSGLTNEVFFEGGHSILADEPESAGGANEGPSPVDLLAASLASCTAITVEMYADRKDWNLGEFQVDVESGGDGIVPERFEVTLRLACDLDDAQLDRLLEIAGRCPVHQALSAGSEVAIGDHVERV; encoded by the coding sequence ATGGTCACCGCGAGGCGCCGGTCGGGACTCACCAACGAAGTCTTCTTCGAGGGCGGACACTCGATCCTCGCCGACGAGCCGGAGTCGGCCGGCGGCGCGAACGAGGGCCCGAGCCCGGTCGACCTGCTCGCCGCCTCGCTCGCCTCGTGCACGGCGATCACTGTCGAGATGTACGCCGACCGCAAGGACTGGAACCTCGGCGAGTTTCAGGTCGATGTCGAATCCGGCGGCGACGGGATCGTCCCGGAGCGCTTCGAGGTCACCCTGCGCCTGGCCTGCGACCTCGACGACGCACAGCTCGACCGTCTCCTCGAGATCGCGGGCAGGTGCCCGGTCCATCAGGCCCTGTCGGCCGGCTCCGAGGTCGCGATCGGCGACCACGTCGAAAGGGTCTGA
- a CDS encoding SDR family oxidoreductase: MDLGLGGRIAAVTGASSGIGREVALKLVAEGASVLGVGRSQERLAQMADAAGAPDRVATLVLDVTDADSGERILETAVSRFGRLDVLVNNAGTSSRRALDELPDEDWYEQFELGVMAPMRAMRAAIGPMRERGWGRVVNVSSSAGKRPSADMGSYSVSKAAQLSLSRLYADEAAADGVLVNAICPGPATSELWMAPGGMLDQAARNAGRSREEELESAGAKRPIGRLAEPAEIADAIVFLCSERASYMSGAAISADGGSVAVII; the protein is encoded by the coding sequence ATGGATCTAGGCCTCGGCGGCCGGATCGCCGCGGTGACCGGAGCCTCGAGCGGCATCGGGCGCGAGGTCGCGCTGAAGCTCGTCGCCGAGGGTGCGAGCGTGCTCGGGGTCGGGCGCTCGCAGGAGCGTCTGGCGCAGATGGCCGACGCGGCCGGTGCTCCCGACCGCGTCGCGACGCTGGTCCTCGACGTCACCGACGCGGACTCGGGCGAGCGCATTCTCGAGACCGCCGTGAGCAGGTTCGGGCGCCTCGACGTGCTCGTCAACAACGCCGGAACGTCGAGCCGGCGAGCGCTCGACGAGCTCCCCGACGAGGACTGGTATGAGCAGTTCGAGCTCGGCGTGATGGCGCCGATGCGGGCGATGAGAGCGGCGATCGGGCCGATGCGAGAGCGCGGCTGGGGCCGTGTCGTGAACGTGTCCTCGTCGGCGGGCAAGCGGCCGTCGGCCGACATGGGCTCCTACTCCGTCTCGAAGGCCGCGCAGCTCTCGCTCTCGCGCCTCTACGCCGACGAAGCGGCCGCCGACGGCGTCCTCGTCAACGCGATCTGTCCCGGCCCCGCGACCTCCGAGCTGTGGATGGCGCCGGGTGGGATGCTCGACCAGGCGGCCCGCAACGCCGGCCGAAGCCGCGAGGAAGAGCTCGAGTCCGCGGGCGCCAAGCGCCCGATCGGGCGCCTCGCCGAGCCCGCCGAGATCGCCGACGCGATCGTCTTCCTGTGTTCGGAGCGCGCCTCCTATATGAGCGGCGCGGCGATATCCGCCGACGGCGGCTCGGTGGCGGTGATCATCTGA
- a CDS encoding CoA pyrophosphatase, whose amino-acid sequence MKAAGGRTDAAVLVALHGLESEPAVILTERRHDLRRHAGEISFPGGRRDPTDRDLEHTALREAHEEIGLDPADVEVIGALPPFGTFVTNYRVHPYVGLIPDGLEWTLSPNEVETLLDFRISELRDGFAMRRLVRRGIPFQTPTYEVDGHLVWGATARMLGDLLERLD is encoded by the coding sequence ATGAAGGCCGCCGGCGGGCGAACCGATGCCGCCGTCCTCGTCGCGCTCCACGGACTCGAATCCGAGCCGGCGGTGATCCTGACCGAGCGCCGCCACGACCTGCGCCGCCACGCGGGCGAGATCTCGTTCCCGGGCGGGCGCCGCGATCCCACCGACCGCGACCTCGAGCACACCGCGCTGCGCGAGGCCCACGAGGAGATCGGCCTCGACCCCGCCGACGTCGAGGTGATCGGAGCGCTGCCGCCGTTCGGCACATTCGTGACGAACTACCGCGTCCACCCCTACGTCGGGTTGATCCCCGACGGACTCGAATGGACCCTGAGCCCGAACGAGGTCGAGACCCTGCTCGACTTCCGGATCTCCGAGCTTCGCGATGGATTCGCGATGCGCCGGCTGGTCCGTCGCGGCATCCCGTTCCAGACCCCGACCTACGAGGTTGACGGCCACCTGGTGTGGGGCGCGACGGCGCGAATGCTCGGCGACCTGCTCGAGCGCCTCGACTGA
- a CDS encoding EamA family transporter, which yields MDRRSWLMLGGLAAIWGASYLQIKIGLRDLSPVVVAWGRVALAALVLVAVAVALGEARGIGRRWPEVIAIGAVQVAGPFTLISLGETAIPSSLAGILVASSTLLTAVLAFFFDPDERSEGLRLFGVLLGLAGVGALLGIDLGGSGSELLGGLAIVLAGLGYAIGGLWIKARMRDVPPTWLAGCVMCGAALVLLPAAVVARPTDAPSADSLIAVGTLGVIGTGVAFALFYSLFARVGPAKTMIVSYLAPAFAVLYGVTLLDEPIGPGAIAGLAMILAGSWFAAGGRLRALRRASPQPP from the coding sequence GTGGACCGGCGCTCGTGGCTCATGCTCGGAGGCCTCGCGGCGATCTGGGGCGCCAGCTACCTCCAGATCAAGATCGGCCTGCGCGATCTCTCGCCGGTCGTCGTCGCCTGGGGGCGGGTCGCGCTCGCCGCGCTCGTCCTCGTCGCCGTCGCGGTCGCGCTCGGCGAGGCGCGCGGGATCGGACGGCGCTGGCCCGAGGTGATCGCGATCGGCGCCGTCCAGGTCGCGGGGCCTTTCACGCTGATCTCGCTCGGCGAGACCGCGATCCCCTCCTCACTGGCCGGGATCCTCGTCGCTTCATCGACCCTGCTCACCGCGGTGCTCGCGTTCTTCTTCGATCCCGACGAGCGGTCGGAGGGCCTGCGGCTGTTCGGCGTCCTGCTCGGGCTCGCCGGCGTCGGCGCGCTGCTCGGCATCGATCTCGGCGGATCCGGATCCGAGCTGCTCGGCGGCCTCGCGATCGTCCTCGCCGGCCTCGGCTATGCGATCGGCGGGCTGTGGATCAAGGCGCGGATGCGAGACGTCCCGCCGACGTGGCTCGCCGGCTGCGTGATGTGCGGCGCCGCGCTCGTCCTGCTCCCGGCCGCGGTCGTCGCGCGGCCGACCGACGCACCGTCGGCCGACTCGCTGATCGCGGTCGGGACGCTCGGCGTGATCGGCACCGGCGTCGCCTTCGCGCTCTTCTACAGCCTGTTCGCGCGCGTCGGCCCGGCGAAGACGATGATCGTCTCCTACCTCGCGCCCGCGTTCGCGGTGCTCTACGGCGTCACGCTGCTCGACGAGCCGATCGGGCCGGGTGCGATCGCCGGCCTGGCGATGATCCTCGCCGGCTCGTGGTTCGCGGCCGGAGGGCGTCTGCGCGCCCTGCGCCGAGCCAGCCCGCAGCCGCCCTGA
- a CDS encoding amino acid permease, which produces MTDSKLFVRKPVEQLVQETKQRGEELKRDVGALDLTALGIGAIIGTGIFVIIGEAIGLSGPAIILAFVLAGVTCIFSALSYAELASTIPISGSAYTYGYATLGEFAAWIIGWDLLIEYGLGVATVAVGWGEYLSALFADLFSFSLPDAIALAPGEGGVVNLPAVLLIAAITALLIYGVRETARANAIMVVIKIGILLVFIALGLTAFDGGNMTPFAPEGFPGIESAAALIFFAYIGFDAVSTSGEEAKNPGRDLPIAIVGSLVFATILYIIVATVAVGTLPADQLAGAPAPLATALSEGSGLQWGATLISFGALIAITSVVLTLFYGQTRVAFSMSRDGLLPRGLAKLTARKTPIVLTLLFGALSAVLAALLPLSELAELVNIGTLFAFLIVNLGVIILRRTQPDLKRGFRVPFSPVFPLIGAALCIYLMTKLPIVTWERFGIWMGIGVLIYVFYGRRHSLARRGTTAEAESNAG; this is translated from the coding sequence ATAACCGATTCGAAGCTTTTCGTCCGCAAGCCGGTCGAGCAGCTCGTTCAGGAGACGAAGCAGCGCGGCGAGGAGCTCAAGCGCGACGTGGGCGCCCTCGACCTCACCGCGCTCGGCATCGGCGCGATCATCGGTACCGGGATCTTCGTGATCATCGGCGAGGCGATCGGCCTCTCCGGCCCGGCGATCATCCTCGCCTTCGTCCTCGCCGGCGTGACCTGCATCTTCTCCGCCCTCTCCTACGCGGAGCTCGCCTCGACGATCCCGATCTCGGGCAGCGCCTACACCTACGGCTACGCGACGCTCGGCGAGTTCGCCGCCTGGATCATCGGCTGGGACCTGCTGATCGAGTACGGGCTGGGGGTCGCGACCGTCGCGGTCGGCTGGGGCGAGTACCTCTCGGCGCTGTTCGCGGACCTGTTCTCGTTCTCGCTCCCGGACGCGATCGCCCTCGCCCCGGGCGAGGGCGGCGTCGTCAACCTGCCGGCCGTCCTGCTGATCGCGGCGATCACCGCGCTGCTGATCTACGGGGTCCGAGAGACGGCGCGTGCGAACGCGATCATGGTCGTGATCAAGATCGGCATCCTGCTGGTCTTCATCGCGCTCGGCCTGACCGCCTTCGACGGCGGCAACATGACCCCGTTCGCGCCCGAGGGGTTCCCGGGGATCGAGAGCGCGGCGGCGCTGATCTTCTTCGCCTACATCGGCTTCGACGCCGTCTCGACATCGGGTGAGGAGGCGAAGAACCCCGGCCGCGACCTGCCGATCGCGATCGTCGGCTCGCTCGTCTTCGCGACGATCCTCTACATCATCGTCGCGACGGTGGCGGTCGGCACGCTGCCGGCCGACCAGCTCGCGGGGGCGCCGGCGCCGCTTGCCACCGCACTCAGCGAGGGCTCCGGCCTGCAGTGGGGCGCGACGCTGATCTCCTTCGGCGCCCTGATCGCGATCACGAGCGTCGTCCTCACCCTCTTCTACGGCCAGACGCGGGTCGCGTTCTCGATGTCGAGGGACGGCCTGCTGCCGCGCGGGCTGGCCAAGCTGACGGCCCGCAAGACCCCGATCGTCCTGACGCTCCTGTTCGGCGCGCTCAGCGCGGTCCTCGCCGCCCTGCTGCCGCTCTCCGAGCTCGCCGAGCTCGTCAACATCGGCACGCTGTTCGCGTTCCTGATCGTCAACCTCGGCGTGATCATCCTGCGCCGCACGCAGCCGGACCTCAAGCGTGGCTTCCGGGTTCCGTTCAGCCCCGTCTTCCCGCTGATCGGCGCGGCGCTCTGCATCTACCTGATGACGAAGCTGCCGATCGTGACCTGGGAGCGCTTCGGGATCTGGATGGGGATCGGCGTCCTGATCTACGTGTTCTACGGGCGTCGCCACTCGCTCGCGCGACGCGGCACCACCGCCGAGGCGGAGTCGAACGCCGGCTGA